AAATAGAAGTTTTCGGAGAAATGATCCCTTTTGGCAGATTTTTTGTAAGATTTATTTGGATTTAAGCATAAAATCTTAGTATCTTCAAGGCTGGATCACGGAAATATTTTAAAAAACATAACCCCTTCGTACACTATCGGAACACAACTCTACGTTACCTAATTGTCTTACTGAAAATGGAAAAAGCCCAGGTAAACGACAGTGAGTTGATTTCCCTGTATATCCGTGGTAATGAAAAAGCCTTTGCCAAACTAGTGCAACGGCACAAATCGAAGATTTACACCACTATTTATCTGATTGTAAAAGATCAGTATATAGCAGAAGATTTGATGCAGGACACGTTCATCAAGGCCGTGGACACACTCAAATCAGGTAGATACAACGAGGAGGGCAAATTTCTACCCTGGATTATTCGAATTGCTCACAACTTGGCCATTGACTATTTCCGAAAAGATAAACGCTACCCCAGTGTGGTGTTTGAAGACGGAAGCAGTGTGTTTAACACGCTTGAGTTTGCAGAAGATTCTGTTGAATCCATGCAGATTCGCCAGGAAACACACGAGCATTTGCGCGAGTTGATTCAGCGATTGCCCGAACAACAACGCCAGGTGCTCATCATGCGGCACTACGAGGAAATGAGTTTCCAGGAGATTGCCGATGCAACCGGCGTCAGTATTAACACGGCATTGGGACGTATGCGTTATGCGCTGATCAATCTGCGCAAACAACTGAGCAAACGTTCGCCGAGTTATGATAAAAACCTTTACTCAAGATGATGTGATCCGGTATGTCTATGAGGAGACCTCAGCCGAGGAAAATCTGCTCATTGAAGACGCTCTGATGTCGGAACCGGAGTTGATGACGTTCTTCCTCGAAGCTCTCGAGTTGAGAGCTTTGATGAACAAGATCGAACGCCAGCCCAGGCCTGACACCGTTCAGACTATTCTGGATTATTCCCAAAACCATCCATTAAACCCAACCGCCCAATTACGCCATTCGTAATTGGGCAGTTTACGGGCGCAGTTAAAAGCTGCGTAGCCGAAAGCTAGCTTGTTGTGTAGCTCTAACCAACAGGATAGCTTCCGGCTATGCTTGTTTATGCCTGCTCATTGGGTGAATAAGTACGTATTATGTTAAAGAAAGAACGGTTCCGGCGTTTCCTGGATTATTTTGCCCTGCATTACCCCGAGCCTAAGACTGAGCTTAATTTCTCCAATCCTTACGAGTTGCTGGTAGCCGTAATCCTGTCGGCGCAATGTACCGACAAACGAATCAATCAGATTACACCTGCTTTATTTGCTCGTTTTCCTGAAGTAGAATCTTTGGCAGCGGCATCGGTCGATGAAGTATTTTCCTACATCCGAAGTGTGTCCTATCCAAACAATAAGGCAAAGCATCTGGTCGGCATGGCTAAGGCGCTGATGGAACGGTTCGGGGGGGAGATTCCGGCTACCTTGGAAGAGTTGCAAACCCTGCCGGGAGTGGGTCGTAAAACGGCCCATGTGATTTTATCAGTGGTGTATAACGAACCAACTATGGCGGTAGACACGCACGTTTTCCGGGTGTCGCATCGACTGGGTTTAGCACCGCTTACAGCAACTACGCCCTTGGCCGTCGAAAAAGCGCTAATGGCACATATCCCAAAACAGCATGTACCCAAAGCGCATCACTGGCTCATTCTACACGGACGATATATCTGCCTGGCCCGTACGCCCAAGTGTGAGGTTTGCGAACTGAAAGATTTTTGTAAGTATTATGAAAAAGTAATTAGGAGTTAGGAGTGCGAATGGCGAACGCAACAAAAAAAATACGCGCCAGCCTTCTCACTCCTAACTCCTAATTAATTGCAACTAGTACTGCTCGGTTCCAGCGAAGAAGAAATTGCTTTCGATTTCAGCATTTTCGTCAGAATCCGAACCATGAATAGCGTTGGCCTCCATCGATTTAGCATATAGCTTTCGGATGGTTCCTTCTTCAGCGTTGGCTGGATTGGTTGCGCCAATAAGTTTACGGAAGTCAGCAACGGCGTTCTCTTTTTCCAGAATCATTGGAATAATAGGACCCGACGACATGTAAGCCCGCAGATCATTATAAAAAGGACGCTCGCGGTGAACAGCGTAGAACTGGCCAGCGCGCTCACTCGTTAGCAGTGTCTTTTTAATTGCGACGATACGGAAACCCGCTTCCTCAATCAGTTTGATAATTGCTCCAGAATGCCCTGCCTCTACAGCATCGGGCTTAATCATGGTGAAAGTGCGATTCGTTGCCATTATGGGATGTTAATCTCCAAATTTTATTTGGCTGCAAAGGTAGACACTTCCATCTGAAATGCCACGCTATTCTTAAAAACACTACAGTTCATTACAACTATTTAACGGTTATCGATGCCTTATGCAG
This window of the Spirosoma aerolatum genome carries:
- a CDS encoding RNA polymerase sigma factor, with protein sequence MEKAQVNDSELISLYIRGNEKAFAKLVQRHKSKIYTTIYLIVKDQYIAEDLMQDTFIKAVDTLKSGRYNEEGKFLPWIIRIAHNLAIDYFRKDKRYPSVVFEDGSSVFNTLEFAEDSVESMQIRQETHEHLRELIQRLPEQQRQVLIMRHYEEMSFQEIADATGVSINTALGRMRYALINLRKQLSKRSPSYDKNLYSR
- the nth gene encoding endonuclease III produces the protein MLKKERFRRFLDYFALHYPEPKTELNFSNPYELLVAVILSAQCTDKRINQITPALFARFPEVESLAAASVDEVFSYIRSVSYPNNKAKHLVGMAKALMERFGGEIPATLEELQTLPGVGRKTAHVILSVVYNEPTMAVDTHVFRVSHRLGLAPLTATTPLAVEKALMAHIPKQHVPKAHHWLILHGRYICLARTPKCEVCELKDFCKYYEKVIRS
- a CDS encoding nucleoside-diphosphate kinase; this encodes MATNRTFTMIKPDAVEAGHSGAIIKLIEEAGFRIVAIKKTLLTSERAGQFYAVHRERPFYNDLRAYMSSGPIIPMILEKENAVADFRKLIGATNPANAEEGTIRKLYAKSMEANAIHGSDSDENAEIESNFFFAGTEQY